GAGCTGAAAAAAGAGATGGGTAAATTTTTTAATGAAAAAAATAATAGTCTGTCTATCATGCTTTGTGATACTCTAAAGGGTAAGGGCGTAGATGTATGTGAGAACTCTATAGCCCATCATTTTAGATGTCCGACACAAGATGGATATGTATTAGGTTGTGATGATGAATAGTCTAGTTTCAAAACAGATGGTAATGAAAGAAATATACAAATATTTTAAAGCTGATGAAACTATGGCATTACTTGTAGGAGACATGGGTTTTGCAGTCTTAGATGAGTTTTTTCAAAATCATAAAGGTAGAACGTTTAATACTGGAATTTGTGAACAGGCTACAATAAGCATGAGTGCAGGAATGTATCTTGCTGGATTAAAACCAATAGTATATTCACAAGTACCGTTTTTGGTTATGAGAGCTTACGAACAGATACGATATGATCTGAATGAGCATAAGATGAATGTTAAATTAATCGGTGTCGGTGCCGATAATTATTTTAGTTCTCTAGGCAGAAGTCATTGTATGGATGATGATGATGTTGATATGATGAATATATTTAAAAATTTTAAAATATTTTCACCGACTCAAGATAGTTTAGAAAAAGATATAAAAAATATGTTTGAGTATGATGGACCGACATATTTAAGATGTTTGTAAAGAGGTTAGCATGTCAGAATTAATACTTGATGGATCAAAAATACTGTGGCATCAAGAGAGATTAGAGCAATGGAAACGTGGGGAGAGAATAGCTCCAATAACTATAGATATGGCTCTAACACAGGCTTGTCAGTATAACTGTGTATTTTGTTATGCAAATATGCAAAGAAACAAACCTCATAAGATTACGATGCCTATTATGAAGAATTTTTTAGATGACTGTGCTGAGGTAGGTGTAAAGGCTATAAGTCTTGTAAGTGATGGTGAAAGTACGGCTAATCCTATATATGAAGATGTAATAGTTTATGGAAAAAGTGTAGGTCTAGACATGGCTATGGCTACACATGGAAATACTTTAACAGAAGATGTTTTGAGAAAAATATTACCGGGTCTTACATATTTGAGATTTAACTTTAGTGCAGGAACACCTGAGAGATACAGTGAAATTATGGGCGTAGCTGTAGAAAAGTTTTACGAAACATGTGAAAATATCAAAACGGCTATGAGGATAAAAAAAGAACTTAATCTTGATGTAACAATCGGTATGCAGATGGTACTGATGCCAAAAGACGGTGATCAAATAATACCGCTAGCAAAACTTGGAAAAGAGTTAAGACCTGATTACCTAGTTATAAAACATTGTAGTGATGACGAAGAAGGAACTCTTGGTGTTGACTATAATAAATATGAAGAATTATATGATTTGCTTCATGAAGCCGAGAGTTACAGTGATGATGAGTATCTTGTAAAGGCAAAATGGTCAAAGATAACTTCAAAAGGAATAAGACGTTACAATAGATGTTACGGTACACCTTTTCATTTACAGATGTCAGGGACTGGGCTTGTAGCACCGTGTGGAAGTTTTTTCAATGAAAAATATAAGCAGTATCATATAGCTAATATTACAGATGAGGGTGTTAGGTTTAAAGATATAATCAAAAGTGACAGGTATTGGGAAGTTATGGATTTCTTGGCATCTGACAAGTTTGATGCATGTTCAATGTGTGAGACTTTATGTTTGCAAGATAAAACAAATGAAGTATTAGATGCATATAAAAAAGGTAAGCATGATTTGAAAGCTCCGGATGGCGACTTACCACAGCATCTAAACTTCATTTAGGAAAGTTTGTGAAAAAAGTATTTGTAAGCGGCGATTTTAACATTTTACATCCTGGGCATCTTAGACTTTTAAAGTTTGCAAAAGGCAGCGGTGATTATTTGATTGTAGGCTTAAACTCTGATGAAATCAATCAAAAGGGTGTTACACAGGATATTAGGTTAGAGTCCATAAAAGCCACAAGTTATGTTGATGAAGCTTTTATACTACCTACAAATGCATTAGATTATATTCATGAACAAAAACCGGACATAGTAGTTAAGGGTAAGGAATATGAATATTTGGACAACCCTGAGTTAGAGATATTAGCTTCTTATGGTGGAAAACTTCTATTTAGTTCAGGAGAGATAGCTTTTTCATCTATGGATTTACTTCAAAAAGAGTTTTTAGAATTTGACTCTAAACCAAAACATTCTTTCGAATATATATCAAGACATAAGTTAGAGTTTTCAGAGTTAAAAGATATAGTTGAAAAATTTTCTAAACTAAATATATTGGTAATTGGTGATACTATAGTTGATGAGTATATCACTTGTGAGCCTTTGGGAATGAGTCAAGAGGATCCAACAATTGTTGTAAGTCCACTTGCCAGAAATAAGTTTATAGGTGGTGCAGCTATAGTAGCATCTCATGCTAGAACTTTAGGTGCGAATGTTAAGTTTATATCTGTTGTCGGAGATGATGAGAATCATAATTATGTAAAATCCGGACTAGATGACTTGGGAATTGAAACAAAACTTTTTTGTGATAGTACACGCCCAACAACTCTTAAGCAAAGATTTCGTGCTAACGGTAAAACTCTATTGCGTGTAAACCATCTAAAACAGCATAGCATCTCGAAAGATATACAAAACAATATATTAGAATATGTTAAAGACTCTATAGATGGTATTAATCTGATTTTATTCTCAGATTTTTCTTATGGGATACTTACAAATAATGTAATAAATCACATCTCTAATCTTGGACTTGAAAAAAATATTTTTATGTCAGCCGATTCACAAAGTTCATCGCAGGTCGGAGATATATCAAAGTTTAAAAACATGACATTAGTGACACCGACTGAAAGGGAGATAAGACTCTCTTTAAATGATTTTGAATCTGGTCTTGTAGTATTATCTGACAAGCTATCTAAAAAAACATCTTCTAATTATATTTTTACAACTTTAGGTGCAGAGGGTATTATGATATATAATAATCCTAATGAAAAACTTTTAACGGATAATATCAGAGCACTTGGATCTAATGTAAAAGATGTAAGTGGTGCGGGGGATTCATTACTTACTTGTAGTTCTATGGCTTTGGCTGTAGGTTCAAATATTTGGCAGAGTGCATATCTTGGTTCATTGGCAGCTGCAATTCAAGTAAGCCGTGTCGGAAACATTCCTATAAAAAAAGATGAAATTTTAAGAGAACTTGAGTAAATGAAGGCATTGTTATTAGCTGCCGGATTAGGTACAAGATTAAGACCTGTTACCGATAAAATTCCAAAGTGTTTGGTTCCGATTAACGGGAAGCCTTTATTGGAATACTGGCTTGATAGTTTATCAAAATCCGGTGTAACTCAATTTTTGATAAACACTTCATATTTACATGAACAAGTTGAAGAGTTTATAAGCAATAGTAAATACAAAAACATAGTTACTTTGGTTTACGAGAAAACACTTCTAAATACGGGGGGTACTCTTTTAGAAAATAGAGATTTCTTTGACGATGAAGCATTTTTTTTGGTTCATGCCGATAATTTATCTTTTTGTGACTTTAAAGGTTTTATTAATACCCATAAAAATCGTCCAAATAATACACATATTACTATGATGCTTTTTCATACGGATAACCCAAGTAGTTGCGGGATAGTTGAGTTAGATGAGCAAGGTGTTGTTCAAAAATTTCATGAAAAAGTAGAAAATCCTCCATCAAACTTAGCAAATGGAGCTGTATATATTTGTGAGCCTGATATTTTTAAGTATTTAAAATCATTAAATAAAAAAAATATCGACTTCAGTAATGATGTGTTACCAAATTATCTTGGAAAGATAAACACTTTCTTAAATGATGCATATCACAGAGATATCGGCACTATAGAAAGTTATGCTATAGCACAGATTGAATCTGCAGAGTTTGTAAAATCCTAGCTATCAGAATTAACCTCTGCTGAAATCATCATCTGAAGAGATGAGAACTGAGCATTGATTTTACTAATCATTGCATCATATGCCGTAAATCTTTTAGTCATGATTTCATATCTGTTCTCAAGCATCTCTTTTGCACGAGTATAACTTTCATTAAGGTTTGTAGCATCTGACTTTAAACCGGTTTCAAAATTACTTAATAATTTTCCATATCCTGTATAGGAATTTATTTTATCATCTATAGTTTCAAAAATACCTGTTCTGTCATTTCCGTTACTGTCTGTTCCACCTGAAAAGAAAAGTTTAACAGCGTCGGGATCATCTGCCATTTTTTCTTCAAGTACACTCTGATCAAAACTCATAATCCCACTTCTGTCAAGATCAAGTCCGTACTGCATTAAAGACTCTCCGTTACTCATAGATGTAATAACACTGTTTAAGTCACTTCTGATATTTCTAACAAAACTTTCATCGTTAAACACACCTTTTGCTCCGCTATCTTCATCATAAACAGTCATATCATCTAAATTTTGCATAAGTGAATTATATGAATCTACAAATAATTGCATTTCACCTATTAAAGGTTCAGTATCTTGTTCGATAGTTACATTAGAAAAATCACCCTCTTCTTTTAATGTTATATTTACACCGAGAATTAAGTCGCTAACTTCGTTTGTACTTCTTGTAGTCGTAATGCCGTTATACTTAAACTCCGCATCTGAAGCAGTCTGGATTTTTTGGTAACCGTCAGGATTTGTTACGGCATCATATGCAGTCATAAGAGCCGGTTCCAATAAGCCTGTATCATCAGTGATAGTAAGAGCTTGATCGGCTCCGGTTTGGTTTGAAGATACGACTAGTGAATATGCACCGTCACCTGTTTGAAGTATTGAAGCTTCTATATCACCGTTTGATTTGTCCGTAATTGCTTGAGCCAAATCTGATAAAGTAGTAGTAGCATCATAATCAACAGTGTATGCACCTATAGTTAAGGTACCTGTACCGCTAGCTACGTTAGTTTCTTTTGAAGCCAATGCACCAAATTTTGTAATATCTTTTTTTGCTAAAGTTACAGTCTCAAGTGTAAAAGATTCTATATTTGCACCTGATTCTACAGTAACTTCTGCATTTCCGCTTACATCTACTGTTTTGTTGTCAAATATAGTGTCATAACTAAGTGCAGAAGCACTACTTTTGAGAGTTTTCATTAAAGATGATAAAAGTGTATAAGCATCCTGCTTTTGATTGTTAAGAGTTACTTTGTTTTCTATCGGAGTTAGGATTTGTGCTTCGTCTGCTTCTTTTAACTGATCAATTACGTCAGCAGTCAAAACACCCGAACCTACACCTAGTGAACTTATACCAGCCATGATAAATCCTTTTATCTTATATATTTATATATTCTATGTGACTAAAATCGACAGTTTTGTAAAAAACTTTAATAATATTAAGCACGGATTATTCCAGTAAAAAATTATGAAATTTAGGTCTAAAATCTCTAAAGAAAAGAATATTGCTGTCGATATACTTAGCATGAACGATTCGAAAAATATGAATAATTTAACAACTAAAGGATCTAAAATGTATGGAACTGCCGCTCATAATACTTATGCTCAAAATAATGTAGGAATAGAATCACCGACAAGACTTATAGAGATGTTATATGAAGGGGTTCTTCGTTTTAATGCCCAAGCAAAAAAATCTATAAAAGACGGGGATATTGAAAAAAAAGTTTATTGGATTAACCGTTCTATTGCAATCATAACTGAACTTTTAATTACACTTGATAAAACACAAGGTGATATATCTTTATATCTTGAGGGACTGTACAATTATGAGATCACTTTATTGACAAATGCAAGTGTCGATGGAGATGTTGCAAAAATAGACGAAGTTAGTAATGTATTTAAAGGTTTACTTGAAGCTTGGAGAGAGAGTACAAATGTGGCTTAATAAGCTTCAGATTGCCATCGTTGAAAAAGATACGGATAAACTAGACGAACTTTTAAATACCCTTCCTGAATTTAAAAACAAAGAGGAAATGCAAAAAGCATCGTATCTTTTAAAAGAGGCTATGGTTTTACTTCTTAAGTTAAAAAGTGAGACCTCTGCATCCATGAAACAAATCAAAAAAAATTTAGAGTTTTTAAACTCTACTCAAAGTAATCCGACAAATAAACTAGATATTAAATCTTAAATTACTTTTTTTTAATTCCAAAATTTAAACTTCTAACAGTATATTCACTAACAACAGCACCTTTTCGCATATTTAGTATATGCTCGAGAGCATCGGCAATATCCGAAGTTAAAAGTTTTTCGTTGTCTTTATCGCTTACGTCAAAACGCAAAGACTCATAAAAGTTACTTTGGGTCATATCCGGATTTATGTTAGTAATACTTAAATTGCTTTTTCTGCTTTCTTCAAACAATGAATCGCTAAAAGATTTTAGACCTGCCTTAGTGGCTGAATAAACACAGGCAAATTTAGAAGCACGAAGTGCTTCTATTGAACTTATGTTAATTAGATATCCATCATTCTTCTTTAAACTTCTTAAAGTGGCATTAGTTAAAAGCATAGGTGTAGTTAGGTTTAAAAAACTCATTTGAGTAATTGTTTTTAAGCTTAATTCCTCATGTGGTTCAAACACTCCTATGCCCGCACAGTTAACTAGAATAAAGATATTTTGCTTTTTTAAATTCTCACAAAGCGAGAGTGTCTGTTTTTCATCTGAGAGGTCACACTTTATATGTGTAAAGTTTTTATCTCTTATCAAATCACTAGGAATATTTCTGCTTATACCTATAACTTTATATCCAAGTTTTAGCAATCTTAGAGAGATGCCATGACCAATTCCGCTACTACTTCCTGTTACAAGTGCCTGTTTCATGATATTTTCTCCATTATCTCATCTATATTTTCAAATATAAGTTTTTTAGCCATATCTTTTGTAACCTTTTGAGGTTCAAAATAATCGCTTACTATTTTAAATATAAAGCTATTCTTTACATCTTTAGTAGCTTTTATAAAACCTTTGCTCTCCATATCTACAACATCGTACTTATCGTAATTAACTTCATGTTCAACGCAAGTTAATTTGATATCCTTTGCATCCAACAGTTGACCAATTTTATATTTTTTACTTGCTCCGCATATTCCTACATTAACTATTGTGTCAGTTTGGTTCATTTTTTTTACGATTTCGGATGCAGCTTCAAACATTTTTTTTGAACCGATTCCGCTAATAACTATACTCACGATATCATTTTGCTTATCTTTACCAAGTTGAAATTTATCGACAAAAGCTTGAGCTTCGCTTTTTAGAGCTAATATTATATATATCATTTATACCACATTATTTTTTTTTGATATAATTTTATCAAAATAATATAAGGACTTTTATTATGCCGATAGTTCATGCAGATTACTCAAACTTAGACCATGAAGAGATGGCTGCAAGTATAGGTTTAAGTGCCAAACACGTACCTATCTTAATAGCTAGCTATCTTGAAGAAGCAGATGGAGGTTTGGCTAAATTAGAAGAATCGATTAATAAAAGAGATTATGCTGCTATTAAAGCAGACGCACACTTTATCAAAGGGAGTTCTGGTAATTTAAAATTTAATGAACTTTATGAAATGTCCAAGGAAATGGAATTCGCAGGAGCAGAAGCCGATGAAAGTTTTGATTACGAAGGCTACCTCAAGGCAATAAAAGAAGCAATCTCTACTATAAAATAATCTTTGTTTAAATATATTTAGCTACAATTTCATCGCTTCTCTTTAGACCTGTGCAATGGTGATTTAAGGCATCGTGTCAGGGTAGGAATACAGCAGCACACCTTGTTTTGCTATGTGCCGCAGGTATCTGGGGGGAGGCACCCTTTCTTATCTTTTAAATCCATCAATAATTAACACATAGTTTTAAACACATTATAAATTTTTTGCATTTAATTATTGTATATCTTTTTCCATAATAACAAAAATGTTTGTAAATGTTATTTTGCATTAATAATTCTTTAATTGTTAGTAGAGTAAAATAAATTTAATTTTAAAAGAAGGAAATATTAATGTTTAGTAAAAAAGTAGTTTTAACTATAATAACCGCTATATTAATATTAGGTGGATGCGGGAATTCTAATTCAGGTGGATTTGCAGTAAGCCAAATAAGTGGTACAGTAGCTACGGGTGAAGCTGCATCAGCTACGGTAACGATAGTAGGATCAAATGGCGAAACTGTTGTTACAAATGCGGATTCTCAAGGAAATTATTCGGCAGATACTACATATTTATTTTCACCCATGATGATAAAGGCTGTACTTGATAGAGACGGATCAACGCTATATTCTTTTACGGCTACACCGAATAAAAATGTAAATGTAACTCCATTGACATCTTATATTGTAAATCACGCTGCCGTAGCATTGGAGACCTCAGGGGGAGCAAGTTATATGTTTAATCAGTTTCAAAGTGCAAATTCTCCTTCAAACATAGATGAAAACGTGCAAAATTCTATTACTACGTTAAATAATTATATATCTACAACTATGTCAGCAAACGATGTTGATGGTTTTGACCATTTTAGCGATGAATTTTCAGCGAACCATGAAGGCTATGATGCTCTTTTAGATGCACTAGATATTGACATATATGAAGATGATGTTATCATTCGCATCAACAGTAATATATTAAATACATTAAATTACAACATTGATGTAAATGAGATAAATGCTTCAGGAATAATTTATGATATTACTACAGATAATCCTATAGCTAATGCAAATATCACTGCTACGGATAGAATGGGAAATAGTGTAAGCACTACAACAGATATTAACGGTAGTTTTACATTGGCAGTTGAGACAGTTCGGGTATATGACTTTACAATAACAGCTACCGGGTATGAAGATCAATTAGTACCAAATATTCCGTCATTTGTTTTTACTGAAACATCTGTAGGAGATGTCCCTATGTTACCAACAGGAGCTTCAGGGACAACAGCACTTTCGGGTAGGATAATAGATGCTAGAACAGCTGATACGGGTATATCAGATGCTACACTTATTATAAGAAGCGGTTTTGGTGAAAGGTTGGCAACACCTGTAGCTACTACTTCTACAGATAGCAACGGTACATTTAGTATTAATTTACCTTATGGTTTTTATACGGTTGAGATGCAGCACGATTTATATTATAAAGTTTTTAAAAATATAAATATATACGGAGGTTCTACCGAATATGATTTTAGTATGTTAGCGGATTTAACAGCAATTAATGCTTCAACAAATTTTTTCGCAACAATCACTTTAAATTGGGATGCCGATCCATCAGATTTAGATTCTCATTTAACAGGACCAGATTCAGTTTCAGGACGTTACCATCTAAATTTTGCCAATAGGACTATAAGAAGCAGTAACTATTATTCTAGCAACGATGCTTGTTCTCTTGGAATATTAGCTTCACTAGATCGTGATAGAACATCTTCTACTAACGGTTTACTACCTGAAACAACTACTATATGTAAGGTTGAAAGTGGTGGGATGTATAAATATTATGTGCATCATTACTCAGGAACAGGTACAATGAGTCAAGGAAATGCAGAGGTTATAGTAAATACAAAAAATGGTACGGCACGTACATTTACCGCTCCTAGTACAAATAGTGTCGGATATCATGATATATGGCATGTATTTAATATGGATTCATATGGAAATATTTATCCTGTAAATGAGATGATAGGTAATGATGTTTACGACAGTACAATATTTGCAAGTTCTAGTAGAAGCTCAGAGATAGGTATATTTGAAAATTTACCTTCAAAATAAAATATACTTAATTTTGTTTTAACGCTAAATCAGTAACAAATTAGTAACAATAGGATAGTATAATAACCATTATCAAAAATAAGGTTACATATATGCAAAACAAAAATTCACGTGCGGGTTTCTCTTTAATTGAGTTAATGATAGTTATCGTTATTTTGGGTCTTTTAGCAGCTATGGTGATGCCAAGCCTCACAGGGAAAGGCGAAGAAGCTAAAAGAGATTTGGTGTGTGTTCAGATGAAATCTCTTTATAACGGTGCACTAGATATGTTTAAACTAAATAACTCTCTGTATCCATCAACTGAAGAGGGCTTAGAAGCGTTAACAAAAAACCCTGATGAAGAAAAATATCCAAACTATTCTAAAAGCGGATATTTAAAAGATAACAAACTTCCAAAGGATTCTTGGGGTAACGACTTTGTATATATAAATGATGACGGTATTGTAGAGCTTATCTCTTTAGGTGCCGATAGAAAAGAGGGTGGTAAAAATGAAGCTGCCGATATTAAGATGAGTGAGTGTAAGTAGGTTTAGTGAAACGCTCCGCATTTTCCCTAATTGAACTTCTTATAGTCGTCGTTATAGTAGGGGTTGTATATACTTTTGCTATATCGAACTTTGAAAATGTAAAGCAAAACAAAGTAAAACCGACACTATTAAATCTAAAATCTTTGCTAAATAAAATAAGTAAAAATAACTATGCAGAACTCATATGTTTAGACAAGTGCAAAAGTTGTAATCTTTATGTTGACGGTGTCTTAGATGCAAATGCATCTGCAGAGTTTGAAGATTTTTTAGATGAAGATGTTAAAGTTTATAGATACGACGTAAACTATGGCTTGGTAAGTTTACAAAATAAAGTGTTTTTTAATTATGAAAATACACAAGAAGAGATATGTTTCTCTTTAAGTGTAGATACAAATGGGGTAAGTGAACAGTTGATAGTCGAATATAAAGATAAGTTTTATGATTTTTCTCCATATTTTACAAATACAAAAGTTTATTTGAGCGCATCTGACATAAGTGATGTTAGAGAAGATTTATATCAAGAGGTACTTAGATGATATTTAAGTACAAGGGTGTAAGTAACGAAGGGAAAAAACTTTCACTTAAAGTAGAGGCTTCAAGT
The genomic region above belongs to Sulfurimonas lithotrophica and contains:
- a CDS encoding transketolase yields the protein MNSLVSKQMVMKEIYKYFKADETMALLVGDMGFAVLDEFFQNHKGRTFNTGICEQATISMSAGMYLAGLKPIVYSQVPFLVMRAYEQIRYDLNEHKMNVKLIGVGADNYFSSLGRSHCMDDDDVDMMNIFKNFKIFSPTQDSLEKDIKNMFEYDGPTYLRCL
- a CDS encoding radical SAM/SPASM domain-containing protein, with amino-acid sequence MSELILDGSKILWHQERLEQWKRGERIAPITIDMALTQACQYNCVFCYANMQRNKPHKITMPIMKNFLDDCAEVGVKAISLVSDGESTANPIYEDVIVYGKSVGLDMAMATHGNTLTEDVLRKILPGLTYLRFNFSAGTPERYSEIMGVAVEKFYETCENIKTAMRIKKELNLDVTIGMQMVLMPKDGDQIIPLAKLGKELRPDYLVIKHCSDDEEGTLGVDYNKYEELYDLLHEAESYSDDEYLVKAKWSKITSKGIRRYNRCYGTPFHLQMSGTGLVAPCGSFFNEKYKQYHIANITDEGVRFKDIIKSDRYWEVMDFLASDKFDACSMCETLCLQDKTNEVLDAYKKGKHDLKAPDGDLPQHLNFI
- a CDS encoding PfkB family carbohydrate kinase; this encodes MKKVFVSGDFNILHPGHLRLLKFAKGSGDYLIVGLNSDEINQKGVTQDIRLESIKATSYVDEAFILPTNALDYIHEQKPDIVVKGKEYEYLDNPELEILASYGGKLLFSSGEIAFSSMDLLQKEFLEFDSKPKHSFEYISRHKLEFSELKDIVEKFSKLNILVIGDTIVDEYITCEPLGMSQEDPTIVVSPLARNKFIGGAAIVASHARTLGANVKFISVVGDDENHNYVKSGLDDLGIETKLFCDSTRPTTLKQRFRANGKTLLRVNHLKQHSISKDIQNNILEYVKDSIDGINLILFSDFSYGILTNNVINHISNLGLEKNIFMSADSQSSSQVGDISKFKNMTLVTPTEREIRLSLNDFESGLVVLSDKLSKKTSSNYIFTTLGAEGIMIYNNPNEKLLTDNIRALGSNVKDVSGAGDSLLTCSSMALAVGSNIWQSAYLGSLAAAIQVSRVGNIPIKKDEILRELE
- a CDS encoding nucleotidyltransferase family protein, producing the protein MKALLLAAGLGTRLRPVTDKIPKCLVPINGKPLLEYWLDSLSKSGVTQFLINTSYLHEQVEEFISNSKYKNIVTLVYEKTLLNTGGTLLENRDFFDDEAFFLVHADNLSFCDFKGFINTHKNRPNNTHITMMLFHTDNPSSCGIVELDEQGVVQKFHEKVENPPSNLANGAVYICEPDIFKYLKSLNKKNIDFSNDVLPNYLGKINTFLNDAYHRDIGTIESYAIAQIESAEFVKS
- the fliD gene encoding flagellar filament capping protein FliD, with translation MAGISSLGVGSGVLTADVIDQLKEADEAQILTPIENKVTLNNQKQDAYTLLSSLMKTLKSSASALSYDTIFDNKTVDVSGNAEVTVESGANIESFTLETVTLAKKDITKFGALASKETNVASGTGTLTIGAYTVDYDATTTLSDLAQAITDKSNGDIEASILQTGDGAYSLVVSSNQTGADQALTITDDTGLLEPALMTAYDAVTNPDGYQKIQTASDAEFKYNGITTTRSTNEVSDLILGVNITLKEEGDFSNVTIEQDTEPLIGEMQLFVDSYNSLMQNLDDMTVYDEDSGAKGVFNDESFVRNIRSDLNSVITSMSNGESLMQYGLDLDRSGIMSFDQSVLEEKMADDPDAVKLFFSGGTDSNGNDRTGIFETIDDKINSYTGYGKLLSNFETGLKSDATNLNESYTRAKEMLENRYEIMTKRFTAYDAMISKINAQFSSLQMMISAEVNSDS
- the fliS gene encoding flagellar export chaperone FliS encodes the protein MYGTAAHNTYAQNNVGIESPTRLIEMLYEGVLRFNAQAKKSIKDGDIEKKVYWINRSIAIITELLITLDKTQGDISLYLEGLYNYEITLLTNASVDGDVAKIDEVSNVFKGLLEAWRESTNVA
- a CDS encoding SDR family NAD(P)-dependent oxidoreductase; translated protein: MKQALVTGSSSGIGHGISLRLLKLGYKVIGISRNIPSDLIRDKNFTHIKCDLSDEKQTLSLCENLKKQNIFILVNCAGIGVFEPHEELSLKTITQMSFLNLTTPMLLTNATLRSLKKNDGYLINISSIEALRASKFACVYSATKAGLKSFSDSLFEESRKSNLSITNINPDMTQSNFYESLRFDVSDKDNEKLLTSDIADALEHILNMRKGAVVSEYTVRSLNFGIKKK
- a CDS encoding Hpt domain-containing protein; the encoded protein is MPIVHADYSNLDHEEMAASIGLSAKHVPILIASYLEEADGGLAKLEESINKRDYAAIKADAHFIKGSSGNLKFNELYEMSKEMEFAGAEADESFDYEGYLKAIKEAISTIK
- a CDS encoding carboxypeptidase-like regulatory domain-containing protein, producing MFSKKVVLTIITAILILGGCGNSNSGGFAVSQISGTVATGEAASATVTIVGSNGETVVTNADSQGNYSADTTYLFSPMMIKAVLDRDGSTLYSFTATPNKNVNVTPLTSYIVNHAAVALETSGGASYMFNQFQSANSPSNIDENVQNSITTLNNYISTTMSANDVDGFDHFSDEFSANHEGYDALLDALDIDIYEDDVIIRINSNILNTLNYNIDVNEINASGIIYDITTDNPIANANITATDRMGNSVSTTTDINGSFTLAVETVRVYDFTITATGYEDQLVPNIPSFVFTETSVGDVPMLPTGASGTTALSGRIIDARTADTGISDATLIIRSGFGERLATPVATTSTDSNGTFSINLPYGFYTVEMQHDLYYKVFKNINIYGGSTEYDFSMLADLTAINASTNFFATITLNWDADPSDLDSHLTGPDSVSGRYHLNFANRTIRSSNYYSSNDACSLGILASLDRDRTSSTNGLLPETTTICKVESGGMYKYYVHHYSGTGTMSQGNAEVIVNTKNGTARTFTAPSTNSVGYHDIWHVFNMDSYGNIYPVNEMIGNDVYDSTIFASSSRSSEIGIFENLPSK
- the gspG gene encoding type II secretion system major pseudopilin GspG, encoding MQNKNSRAGFSLIELMIVIVILGLLAAMVMPSLTGKGEEAKRDLVCVQMKSLYNGALDMFKLNNSLYPSTEEGLEALTKNPDEEKYPNYSKSGYLKDNKLPKDSWGNDFVYINDDGIVELISLGADRKEGGKNEAADIKMSECK
- a CDS encoding prepilin-type N-terminal cleavage/methylation domain-containing protein, whose protein sequence is MKRSAFSLIELLIVVVIVGVVYTFAISNFENVKQNKVKPTLLNLKSLLNKISKNNYAELICLDKCKSCNLYVDGVLDANASAEFEDFLDEDVKVYRYDVNYGLVSLQNKVFFNYENTQEEICFSLSVDTNGVSEQLIVEYKDKFYDFSPYFTNTKVYLSASDISDVREDLYQEVLR